TGTAGAGCGCGTGAGCGGCGTTACGGTAACGAGGAGTggcgtcggggtcggcgaGAGAGTGCTGCTGCGCCTGGAGACGAATCTTGACGACTTCCATGGGGTTGACGACAATGACAGCCTCGGTCGCACCGGCACCAAGGCCGGCGACAAAGATCTTGCCGGGCGAGAGCGCTCCGTCTTCGTTTGCGAGCCAGCCCTTGTACACTGCGAGTTAGCTTTCTGCAGTATAGGCCAGATCGAGGTACAGCATACCCCACCATGTACTCACTCTCGAACGAAGCGAAACGGATGGCCATCTTGGGCACGATACCAGTCACGACGGCACCGAGACCCTTGTACAGGCCGAGCGGGGTCTCGCGGGCAACAATCTGCTTGCCGGTTGCGAAGAAGCCGAGGGGCTTGTTGGCCGTGCCCTTGCGGCCGCGCGACAGCTGCATGCGCACCTTGATGGTGTCAAGGGGgtggctggtgtcagcggggAATCATGGGTGGGTCATTTGCCATCTCCCTCTCTGAGACGTGGACGGGGAGTTGTTGAGGTCACACGAGCAGGGCGAgcaagcgcgagcttgaAAgaccgagcccgagcccgagcaGCACCAACTCCAACCCCAACTCCGACTCGCTCCACTTGCCATCTCTACCTCTCGCTACTCACCACacgagcgcctcggcgagaccGGCGGTACCACCCGCGAGCAGGTGGGTGGAAAGGGGgaccttctccttcttggccatTTTGGTGACTTGcggtgggtggggtgggggagtGCGAGCAAAGTAGACGCAATGTCTAGCTAGAGTGGTGTGCGAACAAGAGTGGTGAGCAAGGTAGAGAGGGAAAAATGGTCAAGCCAGTGTACTAAGTATGTTTCTGTGACATTGCTCCAGCGCCCAGCGTCAGCGCCAATGCCAATGCCAGCCCCAAGTGTTGCCGAGCTTGCTGCGGTCTattccccccctcccccctgTACCTTTTGATTATCGCAAGCCGGATTTGAGCCCCGGCTACACTTTCAGCCAAACTTAGCCGGGGCCAGTGACCATTTTCCCTAATCTCCGTCGGGCCAAGTCGGGATTAAACATATTATCAAGTTGTAGTTGTCTCATACCCGTCCCCTCTGCACCCGACGGACCGAGCCATCCGCCCCCATCTCTACGGGACATCCGACCCATCACTCAGAACAGCCTGCCCTGGTCTGTTGGAGTGTCATGTCCACATCTCACCAGCTCACAGACTCTTGGCCCacgggggtgggggtggggtgggggtaGGTGGGGTCACAAGACGCGGGCGGACTTTGTACCTCTCAGTGTGTCTCAGGCTGTCCCTTCGTAACTCGCACTGGCCTTGGTGAGAGTGAATCGGCCGAGCCGCGGACGAGGTACATGCCGCCGGTGGTGGCCGTCGCGCCCGTTTTCTTTGCCCTTGAATAGAAAAAATTGTTGTCGTTTTGTTGCCATCCTGGCTCAACAAGCCAGCCGCTGACATCCGATGCGACCGACAATCCTGGACACGACACGGATCCCAAGATGCAAAAGCAGGCCCTGTAGCTAAGTAGGCCAGTAGGCTCTTTCTAGTCTTGTACAGAGTATCACCAGTGTACAGATGTACAGACCAGTCTCCGCCTCCATCGCTCGCTCCCAGCCTTCCCGCCCATCGCACATTATCACCGTATCCGAATTTGATCCGCTATCGGTTTATCCGACCATTCCGTTACGCACTACATATCCATGCATACATGTAACCATGTACAATCTGACAGTACATACATCCATAGAGCCCAAAGGAAAAGATCAGAACATGTGTGAGTCGGAAAAGAATGGTGGGAACAGGCTAGTACAAGCAAAGTCGGCAAAGTCGGTGCCATTagacgccgagctggtgGAACTCGTTGcacgcctcctccacgacCTTTTGCAATGTGAGCTTGGAACACGGCTTGGTGAGCCAACGATCCATGCCGcactcgacgaggccacggcgcttctcgtcctcgcccgccaGCGCCGTGATGGCAAAGATCTTTGAGCGCACAgctggggtgggggagcgCGTTCCGTTGGCTGCAGCGCCCCCATTAAGGCGCTTCTCGGTGAGTCGCATTTCGGATGCGGCCGTGAAGCCGTCCATTTTTGGCATGTTGATGTCCAAAAGCACAATAAGCGGGCGCTCGACGGTGAGCTCCTTGAactgctcgagcgcgtcggcgccatcTTCGCTCTCgcggaggtcgaggtcgaggttgctCGTTTTGAGGATCCGTACGAGGATCTTGCGGTTTACCACATTGTCCTCCACAACGAGAACGGTCATGGGATgcggcgttggcgccggTGGGATAATGGCGGGAGTCTCGTCAGAGGGCGTCGTGACCGGTGTCGACTCAGTGCCGAGccacggcgacgacggcgcgctAGTCACCCCAGGTGACGCGAGTGGGTCAGTGCCAGCATCCTCGGACGGCGAAGTCGCCGGGAACGAAGCAGACGAACCCGTCGAGGCTCCGGACGGGAGTCTCGGTCGGCCGCGCGATGAGAAATAGTCACCGAGGCACAGCGAAGCcacggcctcctcgacgcacATGCCACGAGACTTCCAGCCGAAGAAGGTGGAGAGGCTCTTGGAAGCCTTGCACACCGATGCCGCCTTGCGCGTCAAGACACCCCTATCCTCCTTATCCGGCTGCGAGCTCTTCTCGGAGCGCGTGATCGAGTCTGAGTCAaagtggaggcggagcggGCGAGAGCGGCCTAAGACGATCTCGGTGCTGTTTGGTTCCATGTCGACACGAGATGAAGTTCGTGACAGGCTCGATCGTATGAGGGAAGGAGTCGCGGGTTTGCTCAGACGACGAAGTTGAGTGTTTGGAGGCAAAGTGATCAGGGCGGGCTTGTCGCCCTCCGCTTCAAAGACCACCAGCTCGGATGCGTTGATTGCTGCCAGCACGCTCGGTGCCATGCCATCTGATTCGAACCCGCCATCCATGATGACGAGATCAGCGTCAGCAGCAGGAACAATGTCGCACCCGAGGCTGGCATACTGTCGCTCGAGTGACGCGCCGAGCCTGTCCAACCCGCAGCGCAGGTCGCGGCCAGGACGGTCAAAGCCGATAATCGCCACTTTGCGTGGCGCACCGTCCACCGTCGGGAtggggggaaggggcgCCAGCGGTGACGCGATGGGAAGCGGCACCTGGATAGAGATGCTGCACCCGTCCCCaggcgccgacgagatTTCCATCTCGCCACCCATGAGGTCGATGATGCGATAAGCCAAGTGGACCGATAGGCCCGACCCAGTGGCGAACaggtcctccttggcccACGGTTCGCCGAGCTTGTTGTCGACAAAGTCCAGTGACATGCCACGGCCATTGTCGACAATGTTGATCGAAACGCGACGAGTGTTGGAGAGGTCCTCACAGCCCTCAGGTGGAAGATAgccctcgacgtcgtcgacgtagATCTCGACGCAGCCCGGGCCATCAACGTACCGGTACGCGTTGGCGATTAGCCGGCCTAGGGCACGACGCAGAGCTCCACCTCGGTCTTCGGTGACCAGGTCGCCGAGATCCTTGGACACAATCTCGAGGACGGTCTCGATGTGGCCCTGTGCCTCGCCGTTGCCTGCACGACTGCGACGTTCCTCCTCGTATGCCTCCTGCACGAGATCCTCAAGCATCGCCCGCAGCGTCTGGGGCGCACCCGAGCTGTGGCCAAACAGGGCGGGGTGcttcgcgcgcgagctctCCCAgagcttgtccttgccagTGAGGTCCAGGAAAGTCAAGATGTTGTCGACAATCCCGTGCAGCGTCTTGCCCGACGTGTCGATCGCATCCAACAGCGGGAGAAGGTCGCGCACCTGCTCGAGGGTCGTCATGCAGCCATGAGCCGTTGTTTGTGTCTGGGTGACGTTGccagcctcggcgaggtcggacATGGAAGAGCGGAGTAGATGGGTGATGGTTAGGATCTGATGCAGCGGAGTACGCAGCTCGTGCGCTTGCAGATTAGAGTACGTGATTTGGCTCTCCTCCACACTGCGGACGCGCGAGATGGCCAGGCCCGAGGTGAGCGCGGCACCAATGATCCAGACGAAAGGCAGCGCGAGACGGCTGCTGTCGTCAAAGCTGCGAGGTGACCGCTCCCACTGGACGAAGACGGCGTAGCGGAGCATCCCGTCGAACGTGAGGAACACAGTGGACAGGACAGTCTGGGACTTGTCGGGCATAAACGCCATGATCTCCTGTgcaagctcgtcgttggGATCCTCGCGGTCCCACCAGAAATGACTCGTGGCCAAGTAGGTCTTGGCGAACTTGGCCATGGTCTCTGTGGCGTTGGGTTTGTTAACGTCGATGTCGAAGCCGGGAGCAGCATTCTGCCCCATGATCTCAACGCTGGGGTTGTCGGTGCGTGGGACGTACTTGACAACGGGCTCGACGTTGGACGGCCACTCCTTGCCCTGTAGGAAATCAGCGGCAATCGACTCCTTGGTCTGCGTTGTCTGGTCCTCCGGCGTCGTTCCTCCCTTGCGGATGTAGAGCTGGTACTCGTGTAGGTCGATCATGCAGACGGCGTCCGCGTGGAGGATGCCGCGCAGTGTCTCCGCAGCATCGTTGAACATGGCAGTCTCGGCTCTGAGATCTCTGCGCTTGGCACGGCGAGAGTCACGCGGCGCGGTCTTTACCGCACGCTGTGGAAGTTGCGGCGTATCCGCAGATGCCTCGGAGCGATTGGAAGCGGGTGTCCGTGGAGTGAGCGCCGGCGACGGGTCTGTCTGTGCTGAAGACGACGGGACCATCGGTGCCGACAACGACTGAGCGACGTTGGTAGAGCGAGTGACCACACTCGGGAGGCGAGACCtcgcgtcgaggagcagtGCTCGGGCGCCGCCCGACCTCGGCAGTCGAGAGTAGCGGCTCTTCTTCAACCGGGAGACCGAGGTCTTTCTTGGTTTTGGCGGCTTTATCATCTCATTCGACGTCGCAgactcgggctcggccGCCTTCAGTTTGAGATGTTCAGGCACGAGAGACCGACGTAGGAAGTTGATGCTAGCTTCGTACATGGCGCCCGACTTCTTGGCCACAATCTCAGATTGCTAAGCGTCAGGGTTGTTCACGATAGCAACTCACCAGGGTCGCTAGCTGATACACCAGCATGTTTGCAAGACGTAGCAGGATGCTCTGTTCCCGCACGTCAAACGTTTCGCGCGCTTCTTCGCCACCGATGCTCAACATGCCAAAGTCGACAAAGTCTCCATCAGGGCGGTAGTAACGAAGCGGtgcggcggccaagaacTTGCGCCCACGGCCACCCAGTCGGCATGGGTTGTTGGTAAAGCGCCAGTCTTTCTCCAAGTCCGCAACGACAAAGCACCGGCCCTCGGGGTGGAGCACTGCGTGCCCGGCAAACGACTCGCCCGTAGGGAACGACCAGCAACGAAAATTTCGGTTGGGCAGGTAGATGTCCTCTTTGTCACcgcggaggatggagaCAGAAGCGCTATCGGCGCCCAAGACCTGGAGTCAGTACATTCACACGAGTTCCAGGAATAACGCACTAGCTGCGCAAGTTCGCAGTACTTGGACAAGACAGGGAAGCACTCGCCTAGCTCGTTGGGGTcgttgaggccgaggcgtcGAAGCACCCTGGACCTCTTCTCGCGCATAGCCTGGCTCGGGTTGGGCGACGGGAGCCACCCATCCCGCTCGTAGCAGCCGCGCAGGCGCTGCCGCTCACCCATCACACAGAGATGGCCCTGGTCCTCGTCCGGCAGACATGGACGCGGAAGCTTGACCGCATCGACGCCCTTGAACATGCGCCCAAAAGCGTTGATGGGAGCGTGCGACTGTAGAGTGGTAAACGACAGAGTATCaagggaagggaagagGACAAATTCTGGGTGCTGGCAGCCATCAGACTCTGGCGTGCAGTCCGGTGGTGTCATCTGTGAGCCATCGGCAGCCGTGGCCCCAAGAATGTGCAAGTCTCGCGAAGTGTCGAAAGGGATGTGTTGTTGTGTTCGCGTGGGATTATCCCCACCATTACTGTTGTCGGCTGGCGATATAAAGTCGTACGAGTCATCGCTCTCATTGTGAATTAGGAGTTGCGAGGGTTGGGCAGCCAAATCGCCCTCTCTTGCTTCGCTGTCTGCAGACCGTCGGTCCATACCGTAACTAGAGTAAGCTAGAAAACAAACGGTACACACTATCGCAACGCGTCCTTCCACTCAGCATCGGTGGTGGGTGGCCGCTCGTGTCGCGGAATGCGGCCAACAGCGATACGATCCTTGGACATTGGCAACGACCCAGACGTGTGGCTCCTGCTGATAGAAAAGCGGCGCGGAGTGGATGAGCTGGATTGACTCATGATGAGATGCGTCTCATCTAGAGATGAGATGGAAGATACAAGAATGCGGGCAAGGTTGATTGGGGTATGAACGACGTAGCCTGAGGTGAGGTGGGGCTCAGTTAACCGATTGACGTGGCTAACTCGATTGACGTGCGCTTCTGGATGGGGAAAGGGATGGTGACTTGGGATTCAGTTGAGGTCGTGTTGGTTTGTGTTTTCAAAGGTTGAGTAGTGTAtggagacgaggaaggagcGACGAGGGCTCGGTTGATGAGCAAGGTAAGGTTGGCCTTTGGGTTGTAGCATGCCTTGAATGAAGGCTTTGATTGAAACAGGCTCACTCCAATCCTCACCACTACCAACTTGATAGAGCCTGACTCTGACTCTACTCGGCTGACCCTACCACTACTTGGTCGAGGGTTTGCTTCCGCTTCTCAGGTCGATCATGCCGTTCAGGACCCCAGCCGATCTTGCGCCACAACTGAGCCACGGCCCAGTGTTGAGAATTGAATCCATAATTACACGTCATTATAACAATATACATAAGAAATGCGCCAATAGCAATGCTGTGATAAGGGTGGTCATTGTGCGTTCACTGTGCAACCCAAAAGTTCATTGTACCGTGACATAGCATGCGAAGATGGGCAGAGGATCGCTTCAGCTGGGTCTGGACGTGGGAGAGCCGGAGTTCCAGATCCTTGCGATGCGAACAACTGAGCATGGAACCAGAAGTGATGGTGAGATGTGTTGGTGCCAATGTGCAATGTGCGACGTTGGCCAGAAGAAGGATCAGCACGTCAGTACATATCACACAAGAGTCACGGATCTGTGTATGGGGCATGTGACATTCGGATATCATACGGTGTACAGATAGATGCCAAGCTCGTGCGGATTATGTCGTTGTGCGGATCGCAATGTTCTCTCCTTGGCAAACTGCGATATGCGATGATGCGATGGACGAGGGACGTGGTACATATCCTGAATCCTGATCATCTGCGCCGGATGTTACGATAAGCTGAGATCCGTGGGGTTGGTTGACTGCACAGCAAGATCGGGGCGACAAGAATGAGCGAGATCAGATTCAGACAACAACACAAGACAAACACAAATACTCAAACACACACCGGTCATGAGCGAGTTGTTGTTGTGCCTGGTCGGTGTTGGTGTTATGCATGGCTTGGGAGTTGGATTGCATATCCAAGAATCCCACGCCCTGAAGCTCACCTTGTAAACTGGGCAACTCTTCAAAGGTTCCTGTCCAAGGCAATATCGCAAAGAGAGTTTGTAATGTGAGTCAACACTGTTTGTGCTGTCCGTTAAATAACTGCCTTTGCAGCCAGCCTCCAAGGTTGTCAGCTGACAACCTACAACTGATCTTGTGACTTTCTGACGGCCACGGTCGCGTGGGAAACTGTGGCTGATGCATAGGGGGCGTTTGGGGAACCGAGGAGGGGTAATCATCCGAGACACACGGAGACGGGCATTCGGGACTACTGTATTTGAGTTGAGTGGCTTGGTGGGCAGCAGGTACCATTTTATAGTGGTTGGGTGCATGGGTGGTTGGGAACTCGATAGTTTAAATGGTGTACACACTTTTGTCAAGACCGCTCTGCTCTGCACCGCCTACCGATGCGATGAGCCCAGGATCCAAAGGGTAAGAGGTTTCCGCCGGAATAAAACAAAATGTTTAGAGGATACTCTGCTGCATTGTTTCATCAGGCCAAGTGACAAAGTTAACCCTACACCGGAACGCCCCGATGCTTCGGATAGAAGGGAACAAGTGTGGGACGGACGAGGTAAGGAGTAAGAGGAGCGCTGGTACAGATACCCTGTTGTAATTGTGTAGAGGTCCAGAATGCCAAGAATCCGGGGTGTGGCCAAAAAAACCGCACATGCTGTTGAGGGCCACTGTGCCAAGTGCCTGATAATGGTAAGAGGTTTGTTTACTGCACAGCCCAATGGCCCAATGGAATGGGGTAACATGTGTTAAGCCCCTGAAAGCACCGATACAAAGGACCCTTAAGGTCTCTAGAACGCCCTCTTGCACATCGTGTACCCACAGATCCCACAGAGAATCTCTTGGCATTAACGCCCACTGCTACTCCCAGTCCCATTGCCGTTGGAACCTCCACTCGCAAGAGACCCGTGCGGATTGTGACTGTGAATTGAACCTGACGCTTTGGTCTGAACCAGAATTGCATGTTGACCAAGCTTGATGCTTACCAACGGAGTAGAGTATGTCGGGGCTGGATGTTGTGATCGCCTGAATCGCAAAGACAGCCACAGGTTACCCCAAGCAACTGTGATTGGCATGATTGGCGTCATTCTCGGTCATAAACCTAACTCCTAGAGTTAGAATCGGCCCGAGAGAGGCGCAAGCTCGTAGACAGACTTGTAAACCCTGAGGTACAGCAAAAGCGCCACCGAGCGGGTTGAAGCCCTTGCAGCTTAAGGTCCAAGGTCCCTTAAGTCTTGGATGCACGATTTTAAAATGAACCATAAATCATTGGAGGCTTTGAGTCAAAGTCTGGGAGGGCAAAGTGGCTTGGCAGGAAGATTATGAGGGTGGTCACTGCCTTCTTTCCGCCCTATCACTCGGCCGGAAACCCCCCATATCTGCCGCAACTTGCCGTACACACTAGCTGGTAGATGGTACACTGACCTGAATGGCTGAGCAAGGAAAGGCTAGGTAGCAAAGCCAAGCCAACTCGGAGGTAACATGCACTGCTCCCATaacacacacacacacacaaGTGTGgtcattctcattctctcTAGCATCGCCTTCTTCATTCTTCATCACCTCCTTATTACCTATCCATCTCTCTTTCTctatctctctctctctctatCTCTTTCCCTTGCCTTACCACATCTGTCTTTAACTCTTTCACTCTCTACATTCAACTCGCCTTCTTTTTTCGCTCCAAGCGGCTTTAAAGGACACTATTACGCCCACTGCTtcacctcatcctcccgTTCTTCAAGCTCCATCGCGCTTTACCTCcattctcctcctcccctcctcccccccttTTGCCTGCCTTCACCAtgctcctcaacctcgccctcctcgccgcccccCTTGTGGCCGCGGCTCCCTCGTCGTGGTTCCAGCCTCGGGACTCTGACATCCACAACCTCTTTAAGCGTCAGGGTCCCGCCCCCGACCCAGCCAAGCCTGGTAAGCCACACTTACTTGACCCCCTCCGGTCAACGATCATAGCGCTGATAGCCAAGACTTTGCCTCGCACTACCCTGCTGTTGGGCGCGTGGCCAACGGCACTCTTCCCCAGGCCTGGGTTGACAAGTACaacaaggtcaaggcggAGGGCAAGATTCCGTCGCCCGACGTCAACCCTGTTGCGACTAAACGCAACGGCAACCCAGTCTACGAGGGTCGCGATGGCGCCGACAAGTCGATCTGCGCTTTCAACACTGGCTGCcacaccgacgacgactacTTCCTTGCGCCGGATGGTACTTTTGTTGTACGTGCCTACTGTGTGCCTCTCTCGGGTCTGTACTAACACTGTGCAGCTCACCTTTGACGATGGGCCTACCCCGGCGTCGCCCGCGCTCTACGACTTTATGCAGGAGCACAATATCACCCGCCAGGCGACCCACTTCATGATTGGCGGCAACATTGCCGCTGACCCTATCACCATGCAGCGTGCGTTCACCCAGGGTGGTCACATTGCCGTCCACACATGGTCGCACCCCCAGATGACCACGCTCTCGGACGAGGCTGTCATGGGTGAGCTCGGTTGGACTATGCAGGTCATCGCCGACCTGACTGGTGGCCGTGTCCCTGCCTACTGGCGCCCCTCGTACGGTGACACGGACAACCGTGTCCGCGCCATTGCCAAGAACGTATTTGGCATGGACTGCGTCCTCTGGAACCGTGACACGAACGACTGGAAGATTGGCCAGGACCAGACCGTTGAGGGCACTCGCAAGATCATGCAGGAGTGGTGGGTCGGCCCCAAGTCTCCCGGtatcctcgccctcgagcacgagctcAACAAGGACTGCGTCGACGTCTTCATCGCCGAGTACCCTGCCGCTATCGAGAATGGCTGGCAGATGAAGTCGGTTGCCGACGCCTACGGCCTCAAGTGGTACCAGAACGCCGACAGCAACGAGGGCCCCGTCACCAACTTCACCATTGCCAAGGACACCCAggccaacctcaacctGAGCGCGCCCATTCTGGGTGCCTCGTCGAGTGTCGCCCcttcggcctcgtccaACGTCAGCGGAACTGATGgcgccaaccccaacgcCACCGCGTCGGGCTCGGCTGGCGCGGGCTCGGCTTCGGCTTCGGCCCCCCCCAAGAGCGCCGCATCGGCGCTCGCGATCCCCGGCCTTGCGTCGCTCCTTGTGGGTGCGCTTGCCGTTGTCGCACTCTAGACGGACATTGATTCGACTTATCACGCATTGCATACTACACCTCGGCAGGGACTCTTGACGCAGGTAGATGATGACCTCGTTCTCTTCATGTAGAGTCTCGTCTTCCATAGCCTAATTCAACTAGTAATTCTACGTGTGGCCGTTTGGCTGTCTTGTGGTGAACCTCTGTTCTGTTCTTGTTTCGACAAGCCGAGCATGGCCGCGCGTCGATCCGTTGATTCATCAGTCGTCAGGAAACATCAACGCGCCCCGACTCGCAAGCATCATCATGCCCCTAACACACAATACGCCAAGACCATCTACCCCTGAGGGTGCGAgggtgggcgagggcgagcaaggacgggcgagggcgggcgaggacgggccagggcggggaagggtggGTGAGGGTCTAAGGTGCCGGCGGATCAACTTGCCGGACAAGggcgcagcgcggcgcATGATGGACAATGGGAATCGTACAGCCGCGGCAAACCGCgtgcgagtgcgagtgcgagtgagGTGGgggcgagtgcgagtgaCGCGGGAGCGAGTACGACGCCGTTCGTCATTGTCGCTTGCAAGCAGAGTGCGAGGGTCCGGGCGCCCGATGATGTGGAATCCAGACGGCGTGGAATCAAGACGTGGAATCAAGATCACGGCAGATGACACCGATATGCCCTCTCGGCCGCTGATATGTCTACATGTCTACATGGGCGCATACATGACCATACATGGCAATACATGGCCATACATGGCACACGCCGCGTGACGGTCATGACGGCCCGATCTGACGAGTGCAACGTGACGCGAGTCGAGATGGCCTTGGAGTGCGCCGATCTATTGCCATGCACAGAAGGATAGTCTGGAGTCGATGCGATGATCCGCTGGTCGCGAGACCAGTCGGGCGGCTGTGGGTACTTGGGTCGGACTCTAAAGACCGCTTGAgcctcttcatctcgccTTGGTCGCTTTGCCTCacctcgcggcggcgggtgAGCTCCTACAACTACTACTGCTCGCCACGGACAGGAACTAAGGCTGCCAAGTACACAATCAGACGATGACGTTCGCAAGAGAAATTGCACCCCGCATCGACCACGTCTCGCCTCTGAACCCCGCTTCTGAACCCTTGGGCCAGCACGTGTCAACGCCAAGCCAAGGCTACTCATAGCACCGTACCTCTTGGAGACATCGCCACCCAAAGCCCCAATACCCAACGCGACTCAATAGAACCGACCTGCTCCAGTAGACGAACACATGCAGAAAAGCTATTCGGCCTATGGCCAGAGTGAGTTTTGGGTGGTGGCAAAGCCGAGGGCCGCCCCAACAACGTctactcgtcctcgtcctcgctatcctcctcgaggaagtcgacgagcgcctggGTCACCTTGAGGAAGTGCTGCTTGCCCTGGGGCTTGGCGCCCTTCTGGTGCCAGTAGATGACAGCCTGGTCGCTGACGCAGTCGGCGTTGTACAGAaccttgacgagctggggGAACGCCTTGAGGATACGCGTCTCCTGGTAGCAGTAGACCTGGGCCGTGTTGAGGACGTTGACCTGCGCCTTGGCGCTGAGGGCAAACGGCTCGAGGGACGGCGCGAGACGCGAGACGTACTGCACGACGTTAGTGTCGAGCTGGTCGCCGCGGGCGGTCCAGTCGAACGCGCCCATCCAGCCCAGCCAGATCCACTCGCACAGGTCGGCCTCCGGAACGGGGTTCTCGGCCTGCTGGGTCTTGAGGTGCTCAATAAtctggggttagggggttgTCCACGAAGAGCAAGCAAATTAAACAGGGATGGAACCCAAGGCAATATAGAGGAGATACTCACAACCTCGTTagtctcctcgtcattgATCATGCGGGTGATAGTGCTAATGGTGTTGGTTCTGACGCCACTAAGCGCCGCCTTGGCGTACCAGTCGACAACCTGAGTGAGCCCTTCCTTCTTGAAGTGGGCCTCGAGGGTGGCACGGTCGCGGCTCTGCTGGGGGAACACGGCGAGGATATCGCGCAACCCAGACTTGCGGAGGTTGGAGCTGAGGTGCTCGATGCTCTGCTTCGATAGGTAGGTGTGGAAGAAAGCAGTGAGGAAGCTGAGAgcgacgccgtccttgacgacgtGGTCCTTGGCAAGCGACTGGAGGCACTTGGCCTGGATGCCAACGTCGGCGACGAAGagcgcgacggcctcggcgagcttggcgcgctgcgACGGGTTCCACTTGGGGATGtagccgaggaggtcggggaggaaggtctCCTCAAGCGGCTTCTGGAGGTAGCGGTAGCGCTGGATGACGCGCTGGAGGACCTCGACAATGCCCTTGACCGGGTTCCagtcgccgagctccgaGTCGTCCTGTAGAATAAAGAAGGGGCtgcgcttctcgtcgacgtAGCTGCCACCAggctggaggaggccaCCGACAAACAGCAGCTCGAAGAGCTGCTCCGAGTACTTGAGGAACTCGAGCGAAGCGCCT
Above is a genomic segment from Cutaneotrichosporon cavernicola HIS019 DNA, chromosome: 1 containing:
- a CDS encoding uncharacterized protein (eIF4-gamma/eIF5/eIF2-epsilon) — its product is MSHTPTSSTPGNASGAAAKPTLSGVRIRQRKGQAKAAAKFEPEAFRDSLLLYLEVVPNPPTNDALVTKLVQAGASLEFLKYSEQLFELLFVGGLLQPGGSYVDEKRSPFFILQDDSELGDWNPVKGIVEVLQRVIQRYRYLQKPLEETFLPDLLGYIPKWNPSQRAKLAEAVALFVADVGIQAKCLQSLAKDHVVKDGVALSFLTAFFHTYLSKQSIEHLSSNLRKSGLRDILAVFPQQSRDRATLEAHFKKEGLTQVVDWYAKAALSGVRTNTISTITRMINDEETNEVIIEHLKTQQAENPVPEADLCEWIWLGWMGAFDWTARGDQLDTNVVQYVSRLAPSLEPFALSAKAQVNVLNTAQVYCYQETRILKAFPQLVKVLYNADCVSDQAVIYWHQKGAKPQGKQHFLKVTQALVDFLEEDSEDEDE
- the SFC1 gene encoding uncharacterized protein (Belongs to the mitochondrial carrier (TC 2.A.29) family); the protein is MAKKEKVPLSTHLLAGGTAGLAEALVCHPLDTIKVRMQLSRGRKGTANKPLGFFATGKQIVARETPLGLYKGLGAVVTGIVPKMAIRFASFEMYKGWLANEDGALSPGKIFVAGLGAGATEAVIVVNPMEVVKIRLQAQQHSLADPDATPRYRNAAHALYTIIREEGFSTLYRGVALTALRQATNQGVNFTAYQYFKKWAMEFQPEYSAKGELPSYQTMVIGLISGAMGPFSNAPIDTIKTRIQKASKEPGETAFSRFQKVAADMFKNEGISAFYKGITPRVMRVAPGQAIVFAVYERVKRIIDTLKTEDVTPEEFEA
- a CDS encoding uncharacterized protein (Polysaccharide deacetylase) → MLLNLALLAAPLVAAAPSSWFQPRDSDIHNLFKRQGPAPDPAKPDFASHYPAVGRVANGTLPQAWVDKYNKVKAEGKIPSPDVNPVATKRNGNPVYEGRDGADKSICAFNTGCHTDDDYFLAPDGTFVLTFDDGPTPASPALYDFMQEHNITRQATHFMIGGNIAADPITMQRAFTQGGHIAVHTWSHPQMTTLSDEAVMGELGWTMQVIADLTGGRVPAYWRPSYGDTDNRVRAIAKNVFGMDCVLWNRDTNDWKIGQDQTVEGTRKIMQEWWVGPKSPGILALEHELNKDCVDVFIAEYPAAIENGWQMKSVADAYGLKWYQNADSNEGPVTNFTIAKDTQANLNLSAPILGASSSVAPSASSNVSGTDGANPNATASGSAGAGSASASAPPKSAASALAIPGLASLLVGALAVVAL
- a CDS encoding uncharacterized protein (Domain present in phytochromes and cGMP-specific phosphodiesterases); translated protein: MTPPDCTPESDGCQHPEFVLFPSLDTLSFTTLQSHAPINAFGRMFKGVDAVKLPRPCLPDEDQGHLCVMGERQRLRGCYERDGWLPSPNPSQAMREKRSRVLRRLGLNDPNELGECFPVLSKYCELAQLVLGADSASVSILRGDKEDIYLPNRNFRCWSFPTGESFAGHAVLHPEGRCFVVADLEKDWRFTNNPCRLGGRGRKFLAAAPLRYYRPDGDFVDFGMLSIGGEEARETFDVREQSILLRLANMLVYQLATLQSEIVAKKSGAMYEASINFLRRSLVPEHLKLKAAEPESATSNEMIKPPKPRKTSVSRLKKSRYSRLPRSGGARALLLDARSRLPSVVTRSTNVAQSLSAPMVPSSSAQTDPSPALTPRTPASNRSEASADTPQLPQRAVKTAPRDSRRAKRRDLRAETAMFNDAAETLRGILHADAVCMIDLHEYQLYIRKGGTTPEDQTTQTKESIAADFLQGKEWPSNVEPVVKYVPRTDNPSVEIMGQNAAPGFDIDVNKPNATETMAKFAKTYLATSHFWWDREDPNDELAQEIMAFMPDKSQTVLSTVFLTFDGMLRYAVFVQWERSPRSFDDSSRLALPFVWIIGAALTSGLAISRVRSVEESQITYSNLQAHELRTPLHQILTITHLLRSSMSDLAEAGNVTQTQTTAHGCMTTLEQVRDLLPLLDAIDTSGKTLHGIVDNILTFLDLTGKDKLWESSRAKHPALFGHSSGAPQTLRAMLEDLVQEAYEEERRSRAGNGEAQGHIETVLEIVSKDLGDLVTEDRGGALRRALGRLIANAYRYVDGPGCVEIYVDDVEGYLPPEGCEDLSNTRRVSINIVDNGRGMSLDFVDNKLGEPWAKEDLFATGSGLSVHLAYRIIDLMGGEMEISSAPGDGCSISIQVPLPIASPLAPLPPIPTVDGAPRKVAIIGFDRPGRDLRCGLDRLGASLERQYASLGCDIVPAADADLVIMDGGFESDGMAPSVLAAINASELVVFEAEGDKPALITLPPNTQLRRLSKPATPSLIRSSLSRTSSRVDMEPNSTEIVLGRSRPLRLHFDSDSITRSEKSSQPDKEDRGVLTRKAASVCKASKSLSTFFGWKSRGMCVEEAVASLCLGDYFSSRGRPRLPSGASTGSSASFPATSPSEDAGTDPLASPGVTSAPSSPWLGTESTPVTTPSDETPAIIPPAPTPHPMTVLVVEDNVVNRKILVRILKTSNLDLDLRESEDGADALEQFKELTVERPLIVLLDINMPKMDGFTAASEMRLTEKRLNGGAAANGTRSPTPAVRSKIFAITALAGEDEKRRGLVECGMDRWLTKPCSKLTLQKVVEEACNEFHQLGV